In Streptomyces sp. NBC_00344, the genomic window CCAGCGCTCACCGTGGTCCTCGCAGACCGCCACGACCTCGTGGCAGATCGCTGCCGCCTCCTCGAGACCGCCCCTGAAGCCCACCGCCATCGCCAGCTCGATCTGTCCCATCAGCACATTGCTGTTGAGTTCACCGATCTCCCGGTACCTGCCGACCGCCGAGCGCAGCAGTTCCTCCGCTCGCGCCATGTCGTCGGTGACCAGCGCGAGACAGCCCGTCCGGTGCACCGCATAGGCGGCGGCGGTCGCGTTACCGGTGCGCTCCGCGGATTCACGGCACTCCTGCAGGGCGGCGACCGCGGCGATCGGGTCGCCCTGGAGCACCGCCACATAGCCCAGCACCCACAACGCCTTGAGCCGCGACGTACCGCTCCCGGCCTCCGCTTCCAGCACCTGGGTCAGCCAGTGCCGCCCCTCGGCCAGCCGCCCGCAGCCGGCCCAGTAGAACCAGAGCGTCCCCGCCAGATACTGCGCCAGATGCACGTCGTCGGGCTGGTCGAGGCAGAACTCCATCGCGCCGCGCAGATTGGGCAGCTCACACTCGACACGGGCCGCGACCGAGGCCTGACGGGGGCTGAACCAGTCGAGCTCGCACCAGGTCGCGAGCCCGAGGAACCAGTCGCGGTGCCGGCGCCGCAGCCGCTCCGCGTCACCCGTCGCGTCGAGCCAGTCGGAGCCGTACTCCCTGACGGTGTCCAGCATCCGGTACCGGATGCCGGCCGCCGTCTCCTCGCGGATCACGACGGACTGCGCCAGCAGCTCCTCCAGCTCGTCCAGGACGCGGCGGGAGGGCAGATCGGATCCGGAGCAGACGTACTCCGCGGCCTCCAGGTCGAACTGTCCGGCGAAGACCGAGAGCCGTGCCCACAGGAGCCGTTGCCGCGCGGTGCACAGCTCATGGCTCCAGCCGATGGCGGTGCGCAGGGTCCGGTGGCGCGGCAGCGCGCTGCGGCTGCCGCCGGTGAGCAGCCGGAACCGGTCATCGAGTCTGGCCAGCAACTGTTCGACGGAGAGCGCCCGCATCCGGCCGGCGGCGAGCTCCAGAGCGAGCGGGATCCCGTCCAGCCGCCGGCACAGCTCCTGCACCTTCGCGCCTGCGTCGGCTCCGGCCCCGCCGTCGTCCTCGGCGAGCCGGAATCCGGGCCGGCCGGCCGCGACCCGGTCGGCGAACAGCCGGACCGCGTCCATGTCACGCATCGGGGCCAGCGCCAGTTCCGTCTCGCCGTCGATCCGCAGGGGCCGGCGGCCCACGGCGAGCACCTGCAGCCGCGGCGCCCGGCGGAGCAGTTCGAGCAGCATGTCCGCGCAGGCGTCGACCAGGAACTCGAAGCCGTCGATCACCAGGAGCGCCCGGCGCCCGGCGAGGTGTTCCGTCAGCACTTCGCGCGGCGGTCTGCTGGTGTGATCGGTCAGTTCGAGTGCGGCGACGACCGCGTGCTCCAGCAGCGCCGGATCGCGCAGGGAGGAGAGCTCGGCCAGCCAGACACCGTCGCCGTACCGTTCCTTCAGCCCTCTCGCGGCATGGGTCGCGAAGCGGCTCTTGCCCACCCCGCCGACGCCGGTCACGGTGACCAGACGTGACGCGTCCAGAAGCCCCTCCAGCACGGTGAGCTCGGCGGAGCGCCCCACGAAGCGGTTGAGCTCCGCAGGGAGATTGCCCGGGCCATTGCCGCCAGGGCCGGTACCGCGGTGACCGGACGAGTCGCTTCGCATGGAACACGGAGAGTACTGGGAGGTAAGCAGTACGTACAATTCGATCCCTGAAGTGATCCCCCACGCGACCGTAATCCGGTACGGGGGCCGTGTTCTGGCGCGATAGGCTCGGACAACCAAAATCCGACGTGACTTCCGACGACCAGAGAGCGGTGCAACGTGTCCGGTGGAGAGGTGGCCGGCATCCTGGTGGCAGTCTTCTGGGCGATCCTGGTCTCCTTCCTGGCCGTGGCGCTGGTCAGGCTGGCGCAGACGCTCAGGGCGACCACCAAGCTCGTGGCGGACGTGACCGATCAGGCGGTTCCGCTGCTCGCCGACGCTTCGGCGGCCGTGCGCTCGGCGCAGACCCAGCTCGACCGGGTCGACGCGATCGCGACGGACGTCCAGGAGGTCACGTCGAACGCCTCGGCGCTCTCCACGACCGTCGCCTCGACGTTCGGCGGGCCGCTGGTGAAGGTCGCGGCCTTCGGCTACGGCGTGCGCAGGGCTCTGGGGCGCCGGGCCGGCGACGAGCCGGGGCGTCCGGGCCGGCCGGTGATCGTCGGCCGCACGGTACCGGCCGCACGGCGTAGGAAGCGGAAGGGCTGACGCTGCAATGTTCCGCCGTACGTTCTGGTTCGCCACCGGCGCCGCAGCCGGCGTGTGGGCCACCACCAAGGTCAACCGCAAGATCAGGGCTCTGAGCCCGGAGAGCCTCGCGGCGCAGGCGGCGAACAAGGCCGTCGACGCCGGACACCGGCTCAAGGAGTTCGCCATCGATGTCCGGGCCGGGATGGCCCAGCGCGAGGCGGAGCTGGGCGAGGCGCTCGGCATCGAGGCGGCGCCCGCCCCCGAACTCGCAGCGCGGCGGCGATTCGCCGCCATCGAACACATCGTCACCGAACACACCGGCGTCAAACGCACCGATGCCGGACACCCCAGGCATACGCACAACCGGAATGAGGACCACTGATGGAGTCGGCCGAGATTCGCCGCCGCTGGCTGAGCTTCTTCGAGGAGCGCGGTCACACCGTCGTCCCTTCGGCGTCGCTCATCGCGGACGACCCGACTCTGCTGCTTGTCCCCGCGGGCATGGTCCCCTTCAAGCCGTACTTCCTCGGCGAGGCCAAGCCGCCGGCCCCGAGGGCCACCAGCGTGCAGAAGTGCGTGCGCACACCGGACATCGAAGAGGTCGGCAGGACCACCAGGCACGGCACGTTCTTCCAGATGTGCGGAAACTTCTCCTTCGGCGACTACTTCAAGGAAGGCGCCATCGGTTACGCCTGGGAGCTGCTCACCGGCTCCGTGGCCGACGGTGGTTACGGTCTCGACCCCGAGCGGCTGTGGATCACGGTCTACCTCGACGACGACGAGGCCGAGCAGATCTGGCGCGACAAGATCGGCGTACCGGCGGAGCGCATCCAGCGCCTCGGCAAGAAGGACAACTTCTGGTCCATGGGCGTTCCCGGCCCCTGCGGTCCGTGTTCCGAGATCAACTACGACCGCGGTCCTGAGTTCGGCGTGGAGGGCGGCCCCGCCGTCAACGACGAGCGCTATGTGGAGATCTGGAACCTGGTCTTCATGCAGTACGAGCGGGGCGCCGGCGACGGGAAGGAGGACTTCCCTATCCTCGGCGACCTGCCCTCCAAGAACATCGACACCGGCCTCGGCCTCGAACGCCTGGCGATGATCCTGCAGGACGTGCGGAACCTGTACGAGATCGACACCTCGCAGGTAGTCATCGACAAGGCCACCGAGCTGACCGGTGTCCGTTACGGCGCCGAGGAGAAGTCGGACGTCGCGCTGCGCGTCGTCACCGACCACATGCGTACCTCCGTGATGCTCATCGGCGACGGGGTCACACCCGGCAACGAGGGCCGCGGCTATGTGCTGCGGCGCATCATGCGCCGCGCCATCCGCAACATGCGGCTGCTCGGTGCCACCGGACCCGTCGTCGCCGACCTGGTCGACGTGGTGATCAGCACCATGGGGCAGCAGTACCCGGAGCTGATCACCGACCGCAAGCGCATCGAGACAGTCGCCCTCGCCGAGGAGGCCGCCTTCGTCAAGACCCTGAGGGCCGGCACCAATATCCTCGACACCGCGGTGAGCGACACCAAGGCCACCGGCGGTCAGGTGCTCGCCGGCGAGAAGGCCTTCCTGCTCCACGACACCTGGGGCTTCCCGATCGACCTCACCCTGGAGATGGCCGCCGAACAGGGCCTCTCGGTGGACGAGGACGGGTTCCGCCGTCTGATGAAGGAGCAGCGGGACCGGGCCAAGGCCGACGCCAGAGCCAAGAAGACCGGCCACGCCGATCTCTCCGCATACCGCCAGGTGGCCGACAGCTCCGGCTCGACGGAGTTCACCGGATACACCTCCACCGAGGGTGAGTCGACCATTGTCGGCCTGCTCGTCGACGGGGTGCCCTCGCCGGCCGCCACCGAGGGCGACGAGGTCGAGATCGTCCTGGACCGGACCCCGTTCTACGCCGAGGGCGGTGGCCAGCTCGCCG contains:
- a CDS encoding ATP-binding protein, producing the protein MRSDSSGHRGTGPGGNGPGNLPAELNRFVGRSAELTVLEGLLDASRLVTVTGVGGVGKSRFATHAARGLKERYGDGVWLAELSSLRDPALLEHAVVAALELTDHTSRPPREVLTEHLAGRRALLVIDGFEFLVDACADMLLELLRRAPRLQVLAVGRRPLRIDGETELALAPMRDMDAVRLFADRVAAGRPGFRLAEDDGGAGADAGAKVQELCRRLDGIPLALELAAGRMRALSVEQLLARLDDRFRLLTGGSRSALPRHRTLRTAIGWSHELCTARQRLLWARLSVFAGQFDLEAAEYVCSGSDLPSRRVLDELEELLAQSVVIREETAAGIRYRMLDTVREYGSDWLDATGDAERLRRRHRDWFLGLATWCELDWFSPRQASVAARVECELPNLRGAMEFCLDQPDDVHLAQYLAGTLWFYWAGCGRLAEGRHWLTQVLEAEAGSGTSRLKALWVLGYVAVLQGDPIAAVAALQECRESAERTGNATAAAYAVHRTGCLALVTDDMARAEELLRSAVGRYREIGELNSNVLMGQIELAMAVGFRGGLEEAAAICHEVVAVCEDHGERWAQSYALYVLAFQSWAEGHRGRARELLAECVTISHTFHDLLGTVLALELIALLTLEGGEPAEAALLQGAAGEIWGSVGLPLFGSKYYNAPHLSCEKQAREQLGARSYEAAVAEGSRMTPDAAVARALRGPVREDPPSPAPEGAGGRRAKTLKREVRPDQRA
- a CDS encoding DUF948 domain-containing protein, which gives rise to MSGGEVAGILVAVFWAILVSFLAVALVRLAQTLRATTKLVADVTDQAVPLLADASAAVRSAQTQLDRVDAIATDVQEVTSNASALSTTVASTFGGPLVKVAAFGYGVRRALGRRAGDEPGRPGRPVIVGRTVPAARRRKRKG
- a CDS encoding DUF6167 family protein; translated protein: MFRRTFWFATGAAAGVWATTKVNRKIRALSPESLAAQAANKAVDAGHRLKEFAIDVRAGMAQREAELGEALGIEAAPAPELAARRRFAAIEHIVTEHTGVKRTDAGHPRHTHNRNEDH
- the alaS gene encoding alanine--tRNA ligase, yielding MESAEIRRRWLSFFEERGHTVVPSASLIADDPTLLLVPAGMVPFKPYFLGEAKPPAPRATSVQKCVRTPDIEEVGRTTRHGTFFQMCGNFSFGDYFKEGAIGYAWELLTGSVADGGYGLDPERLWITVYLDDDEAEQIWRDKIGVPAERIQRLGKKDNFWSMGVPGPCGPCSEINYDRGPEFGVEGGPAVNDERYVEIWNLVFMQYERGAGDGKEDFPILGDLPSKNIDTGLGLERLAMILQDVRNLYEIDTSQVVIDKATELTGVRYGAEEKSDVALRVVTDHMRTSVMLIGDGVTPGNEGRGYVLRRIMRRAIRNMRLLGATGPVVADLVDVVISTMGQQYPELITDRKRIETVALAEEAAFVKTLRAGTNILDTAVSDTKATGGQVLAGEKAFLLHDTWGFPIDLTLEMAAEQGLSVDEDGFRRLMKEQRDRAKADARAKKTGHADLSAYRQVADSSGSTEFTGYTSTEGESTIVGLLVDGVPSPAATEGDEVEIVLDRTPFYAEGGGQLADTGRIKLSSGAVVDIRDVQQPVPGVSVHKGAVQVGEVTVGASAYAVIDLRRRRAIARAHSATHLTHQALRDALGPTAAQAGSENSPGRFRFDFGSPNAVPGTVLTDVEHKINDVLARELDVQAEVMSIDEAKKQGAIAEFGEKYGERVRVVTIGDFSKELCGGTHVHNTAQLGLVKLLGESSIGSGVRRIEALVGVDAYNFLAREHTVVAQLQELVKGRSEELPEKISGMLAKLKDAEKEIEKFRAEKVLQAAAGLAAGAKDVRGVAVVTGQVPDGTGADDLRRLVLDVRGRISNDRPAVVALFTTANGRPLTVIATNESARERGLKAGELVRTAAKTLGGGGGGKPDVAQGGGQNPDAIGDAVAAVERLVGETA